One window from the genome of Solea solea chromosome 13, fSolSol10.1, whole genome shotgun sequence encodes:
- the setd2 gene encoding histone-lysine N-methyltransferase SETD2 isoform X5: MREPCDLKHFVKEEGSGASVKVEGLSKAALIKSLSPRVMLSNHFLPKGTKTKVNLEDQGRQKVSFSFSQTKKPLQSLFFVPASPDKSVTEPLAALSQSPTNKGGQSTDGKTEQKQTPMVPISVTETPQTPVSPVTKLKPDLAKMHFKKQILSISVTEEKSVLPEDQHSTELPGFQKSASKKSVLPEDQHSTELLGLQKSASKKSVLPEDQHSTELLGLQKSASKKSVLPEDQHSTELLGLQKSASKKSVLPEDQHSTELLDLQKSASKKSVLPEDQHSTELLDLQKSASKNATEFPIPEPQNIVNVCLSESALIESSETRVSLCHKKPTASSGKVGDAFSSTEQNNKVSQRKTRSESDGDSVEMSSSRKSVDSKSKNSDSRIKEVKKSSSISHVEEKEKISSKWAENHERSSSYSKSDRDSRHTSSRSARSDKDRRRSRSRSRSRSRGSRTSSSHSRSERSRGDRGSRSERSYYHDSDRRSHRSSPRRERRSSRSRTDRTRDSSDSEDDHRKTRTRTSDSSRSSVHSSSHKESKTSYSKSEKAHKSLDSPHSLEMDRRTQSSKERTSKRFSDSDSQRKWSPDLDPSYRKSSTHHKSKTDSKSSSFSMHTHSQTCEKFHKSSSSESEGDHKGKFQSGPDEKSKNSLMKSSRLDSKHTTLSSSSANTTGYDRQSDDMVQSPEKALPCATATYVPQTEKEKSDFNWDATERIDQHDREMVSCTEKHLQESSPKRPEESKLGLEDENENASNITSSESLKDVNAALENLTDVKDGLLSNNHTHVNSPAAVLGSCSSNDGIVCSQDKKVFDCSSGPMSLPDTADVPITHDVWQNTKPEIVELNTVDEQSDTGVPPKLESSHLESENQLICGLQSIDTVKKSSARKSRWDIVGQNTSESDLSQRAFSVENKPNVKKVISVKKIEFSKESNQHDCDIQDTIEQEAERHSTLVKQTEISKQQVCLDSMSMADKYKDQSEPSQATTRIDCCVLKPTSLQTMSMDGPLCIVDASQVDTAANIKSWNGNDPHEKPMDTDKKSQLIKGASPQQDTLGGESEASDSDNSEYDSDCDEAIKRLHSVVVVPKNSSLTMATRNTGASCSPTNISELHSDNIAAHVNAPENSNQFGSQQRRGSSPSVFGETSGPCAGINDSSTSSMLCLSQSNMIDSTSHSEGSSTVSALPYIVGHIGAHGSATESAHSLDFRQHEQEQKRQSSSSRNEQMYSHYQHGELSNADNISDKNEVNLGWDFSQLEQPSSTYQQPDSSHGPQLSNTKLTENSLEEQEHRQSNALWNHQSPHMQTSRKPYLQAQEHYQDPAGEIHPDSLTNDHGDYSGDLQGHEISSNSRGSVVPDPPREDHFKPHRGRGPPKKRRPEIESDSDNEAEAGPAGKKERHGDFDISKEMLVKAEVVLPSLALQDFQDASKWRDLAKSKKMPPYFDLIEENLYLTERKKSKSHRDIKRMQCECPMLSREERSKGAFSCGEDCLNRLLMIECSSRCLNGLYCSNRRFQMKQHADFDVILTEDKGWGLRAAKDLTPNTFVLEYCGEVLDHKEFKTRVKEYARNKNIHYYFMALKNNEIIDATLKGNCSRFMNHSCEPNCETQKWTVNGQLRVGFFTTKAVGAGTELTFDYQFQRYGKEAQKCFCGAPSCRGFLGGENRVSVRAAGGKMKKDRSRKSALTTVDEELEALLENGEGLYDEKQVVSLCRLMVRVETMEQKLTCLKLIRDTQNTSCLKQFLDHHGLSLLWIFMVELSEAKGNSANNVKLQLEIMTTLAVLPISTKNMLEESRVLTFIQRWAQTKTLPHPAEMDGYSSENTSRAQTPLNTPDGSSTKMGPELDADASKPAVYRRLKIISENSLDSALSDASKASDGKEEEEEEDDDDEEDESSNAAHPDVKQLMAEPVCETAEPTKDTIEESEKEEKQEEIAMSPSSQDQPQTEELKDKMELEVEDMDIEKKEDTTDGLKDELQNESNETSDKQEGEGEPNSLVVTETTEMESDQSAVKVLESESEPTNTEVADVSSVPPQEQMEVQIEMEEVDKAPLGNEEQPFESTSDAPPSVEIPEASMPLEVSVAPLDPSVIGTPSQDEEEGVSDVESERSQEPQLTALDICGMAARLLESWKDLKEVYRIPKKSQVEKEASDRSRDRETALTPRTTSGSRERERERERERERERDRDRDYDRDRDRDRDWDRDRERDRDRDRDRDRDRDRDRDRDRDRERDRDRGSDKTPRSTERRRRRSPSPPSSYDRSSRRTEERFDPSNSNKTPRGVGGKERNKLSTEERRKLFEQEVAQREAQKQQQLQQQQQQQQQQQQQQQLQAMAYDPALAYVSSPGFITYPPGYPIQTFVDPTNPNAATPVSSLPQHITTTTNLSTGNPQQYAQPAVATQDGGVAVLSVPAQTPPQVQSQQSYTTLWDPTTQQAVTLQTQPAQQYATAPPPPQTQTAIYYQGQPCQTIYSIPTAYPQANTPVIQAYTEPTASYLHGQPVYPGHQQGVVVQQGGTVTTIVTSQTVQQEMIVPNNVIDLPPPSPPKPKTIVLPPNWKVARDPEGKIYYYHIATRQTQWDPPTWEGSSDSTSVDHESEMDLGTPTYDENPSKFSTKTAEADTSSELAKKSKETFRKEMSQFIVQCLNPYRKPDCKLGRISNTEDFKHLARKLTHGVMNKELKACTNPEDLECNENVKHKTKEYIKKYMQRFGSVYKPKEDTDVY; this comes from the exons ATGAGGGAACCGTGTGACCTTAAGCACTTCGTGAA agaggaggggagTGGTGCCTCG GTAAAGGTTGAGGGTCTATCCAAAGCAGCTCTAATCAAAAGCCTATCTCCTAGAGTGATGCTGTCCAACCATTTTTTGCCTAAAGGGACCAAAACCAAGGTCAACCTGGAGGATCAGGGTCGTCAGAAAGTGTCCTTCAGCTTCTCACAGACCAAGAAGCCACTGCAGAGCCTGTTCTTTGTTCCTGCCAGTCCTGACAAGTCTGTCACTGAACCTCTGGCTGCCTTGTCACAGTCACCCACAAACAAAGGAGGGCAGAGTACAGATGGCAAAACTGAACAAAAGCAGACACCCATGGTGCCAATATCAGTCACTGAGACACCTCAAACACCAGTCTCACCAGTCACTAAATTGAAACCAGACTTGGCAAAGATGCATTTCAAGAAGCAAATTCTTAGTATTTCTGTGACTGAAGAGAAATCTGTTTTGCCAGAAGACCAGCATTCAACTGAATTACCAGGTTTTCAGAAGTCTGCAAGTAAGAAATCTGTTTTGCCAGAAGACCAGCATTCAACTGAGTTACTGGGTTTGCAGAAGTCTGCAAGTAAGAAATCTGTTTTGCCAGAAGACCAGCATTCAACTGAGTTACTGGGTTTGCAGAAGTCTGCAAGTAAGAAATCTGTTTTGCCAGAAGACCAGCATTCAACTGAGTTACTGGGTTTGCAGAAGTCTGCAAGTAAGAAATCTGTTTTGCCAGAAGACCAGCATTCAACTGAATTACTGGATTTGCAGAAGTCTGCAAGTAAGAAATCTGTTTTGCCAGAAGACCAGCATTCAACTGAATTACTGGATTTGCAGAAGTCTGCAAGTAAGAATGCTACTGAATTCCCTATACCCGAGCCTCAGAATATTGTAAATGTTTGTCTATCTGAGAGTGCTCTCATTGAATCCTCTGAGACGAGGGTATCCTTGTGCCACAAGAAGCCTACTGCCTCCTCAGGAAAGGTTGGAGATGCTTTCAGCAGTACTGAGCAGAATAACAAGGTATCCCAAAGGAAAACCAGGTCAGAATCTGATGGAGATTCAGTGGAGATGTCTTCCAGTCGCAAATCTGTTGATTCCAAAAGTAAAAACTCTGACAGCAGAATTAAAGAAGTAAAAAAGTCTTCCTCTATTTCacatgtggaggagaaggagaagattTCCTCAAAGTGGGCAGAGAATCATGAAAGATCTTCTAGTTATTCCAAATCAGACCGTGATTCTAGACACACATCATCTCGGTCAGCTCGATCAGACAAAGATCGCAGAAGGTCCAGGTCTAGGTCGCGATCACGATCACGAGGGTCTCGAACTAGTTCATCGCACTCCAGATCAGAGAGGTCCAGGGGAGACAGAGGATCACGCTCTGAAAGATCTTACTATCACGACTCTGACCGGAGATCACACAGGAGTTCACCACGCAGAGAGAGAAGGTCCTCTCGGTCTCGCACTGACAGAACTCGAGATAGTTCTGACTCAGAGGATGACCATAGAAAGACGAGGACAAGGACAAGCGATTCAAGTAGATCGTCTGTCCATTCTAGCTCTCATAAAGAGTCAAAGACATCCTATTCAAAATCTGAGAAAGCCCATAAATCTTTAGATTCTCCTCACTCTTTAGAGATGGATCGAAGGACACAATCATCAAAAGAAAGGACTTCAAAGCGATTCTCAGACTCTGATTCCCAGCGTAAATGGTCTCCTGATCTTGACCCAAGTTACCGGAAATCTAGTACCCATCACAAGTCAAAGACCGACAGCAAATCCTCTTCCTTCAGTATGCATACTCACTCCCAAACATGTGAAAAATTCCATAAAAGTAGCTCCAGTGAGTCTGAAGGAGATCATAAGGGAAAATTCCAGTCTGGCCCAGATGAGAAGAGTAAAAACTCTTTAATGAAATCCAGTAGGCTGgactcaaaacacacaacactttcTAGTTCTTCTGCAAATACCACTGGATATGATAGACAATCAGATGATATGGTTCAGAGTCCTGAAAAGGCACTGCCCTGTGCAACTGCCACATATGTTCCTcagactgaaaaagaaaaatcagattTCAACTGGGACGCAACTGAACGTATTGATCAGCATGATAGAGAGATGGTTTCATGTACTGAAAAACATTTGCAAGAATCATCACCCAAAAGACCAGAAGAATCCAAATTAGGTCTTGAAGATGAGAATGAAAATGCCTCAAATATAACATCAAGTGAAAGCCTAAAAGACGTAAATGCTGCCCTGGAAAACTTGACTGATGTGAAGGATGGCCTCTTGTCTAACAATCATACACATGTGAACTCTCCTGCAGCTGTTTTAGGCTCATGCAGTAGTAATGATGGTATAGTGTGCAGCCaggacaaaaaagtctttgACTGTTCATCAGGGCCAATGTCTCTACCTGATACCGCAGATGTACCCATCACACATGATGTATGGCAGAACACTAAACCAGAGATTGTTGAGCTGAATACAGTTGATGAGCAGTCTGACACAGGTGTACCACCTAAATTGGAGTCATCACATCTTGAATCTGAGAACCAGCTAATATGTGGCCTGCAAAGTATTGATACTGTTAAAAAGAGCAGTGCCAGGAAGTCTCGGTGGGATATTGTTGGGCAGAATACTTCTGAGAGTGATCTTTCACAGAGGGCATTCAGTGTAGAGAATAAACCTaatgttaaaaaagtcatatctgTCAAAAAGATAGAGTTTTCTAAAGAAAGTAACCAACACGACTGTGACATTCAAGATACTATTGAACAAGAAGCTGAAAGACATTCCACACTGGTCAAGCAGACTGAGATCTCTAAGCAGCAGGTTTGCTTAGACAGCATGTCCATGGCTGATAAATACAAAGACCAAAGTGAGCCATCACAAGCAACAACCAGGATTGACTGCTGTGTCTTAAAACCGACTTCTCTTCAAACAATGAGTATGGATGGGCCTCTGTGCATAGTTGATGCATCACAGGTTGATACAGCTGCAAATATTAAGAGTTGGAACGGAAATGATCCTCATGAAAAACCAATGGatactgataaaaaaagtcaattgaTCAAGGGAGCATCACCTCAACAGGATACACTCGGAGGAGAGAGCGAGGCCAGTGATAGTGACAACTCAGAATACGACTCAGATTGTGATGAGGCTATAAAGCGATTGCACTCTGTGGTGGTGGTGCCAAAAAATTCTTCTCTTACAATGGCTACACGGAACACAGGAGCTTCATGCAGTCCTACAAATATTTCTGAGCTGCACAGTGATAATATAGCAGCTCATGTTAATGCCCCTGAAAACTCAAATCAATTCGGCTCCCAACAAAGGCGAGGTAGCTCTCCCAGTGTATTTGGGGAGACCAGTGGTCCATGTGCTGGTATAAATGACTCATCCACCAGCAGTATGTTGTGTCTGTCCCAGAGTAATATGATTGATAGTACCAGTCACTCAGAAGGTTCCAGCACTGTCAGTGCCCTGCCTTACATAGTTGGCCATATCGGTGCGCACGGAAGTGCCACAGAATCTGCCCACAGTCTTGATTTCCGACAACATGAACAAGAGCAGAAACGGCAAAGTTCAAGCAGCAGAAATGAACAGATGTACTCCCATTATCAACATGGGGAGTTATCAAATGCTGACAATATCAGTGACAAGAATGAAGTAAACCTGGGTTGGGATTTTTCACAACTAGAGCAGCCAAGTAGTACATACCAACAACCCGATAGCAGTCATGGGCCACAGTTATCAAATACTAAACTCACAGAAAATTCTCTTGAGGAACAGGAGCACAGGCAGAGTAATGCTTTGTGGAACCATCAATCCCCACACATGCAGACCAGCAGGAAACCCTACCTCCAAGCACAAGAACATTATCAGGATCCTGCAGGTGAAATCCATCCTGATTCCCTAACTAATGACCATGGTGACTACAGTGGGGATTTACAGGGGCACGAAATAAGTAGTAACAGCAGGGGTTCTGTTGTCCCTGACCCTCCAAGAGAAGACCATTTTAAACCCCACAGAGGCAGAGGGCCACCCAAGAAAAGACGTCCAGAGATTGAGTCTGATTCAGACAATGAGGCAGAGGCTGGGCCAGCAGGCAAAAAGGAGCGCCACGGTGATTTTGACATCTCGAAGGAAATGCTTGTCAAAGCCGAGGTGGTCCTTCCATCACTCGCTCTGCAGGACTTTCAAGATGCCAGTAAATGGAGAGACCTGGCCAAGTCAAAAAAGATGCCTCCTTACTTTGACTTGATCGAGGAGAATCTGTACTTGACTGAGAG AAAGAAGAGCAAATCTCATCGAGATATCAAGAGAATGCAGTGTGAGTGTCCAATGCTGTCGAGAGAGGAACGTTCAAAGGGAGCATTCTCATGCGGGGAAGACTGTTTAAACCGGCTGCTGATGATTGAGTG CTCATCACGGTGCCTGAATGGACTGTACTGCTCCAATCGACGGTTTCAGATGAAACAACATGCCGACTTTGACGTTATCCTCACAGAAGATAAAGGCTGGGGACTGCGTGCTGCTAAAGACCTGACTCC AAACACCTTTGTGCTGGAATACTGTGGTGAGGTCTTGGACCACAAGGAGTTCAAAACCAGAGTGAAAGAATACGCTCGCAATAAAAACATCCATTATTACTTCatggctttaaaaaacaatgag ATAATTGATGCAACGCTGAAGGGTAACTGCTCTCGGTTTATGAACCACAGCTGTGAGCCCAACTGTGAGACTCAAAAG TGGACTGTTAATGGTCAGCTCAGAGTTGGGTTCTTTACCACCAAGGCTGTCGGCGCTGGAACTGAACTGACATTTGATTATCAGTTCCAGAGATACGG CAAAGAGGCACAGAAATGCTTCTGTGGTGCACCCAGCTGCAGAGGCTTCCTGGGTGGAGAGAACAGAGTCAGTGTTCGAGCTGCTGGAGGGAAGATGAAGAAAGACCGTAGTCGAAAGAGTGCTCTCACCACA GTCGATGAGGAACTGGAGGCATTACTGGAGAATGGAGAAGGCCTGTATGATGAGAAACAGGTGGTGTCTCTCTGCAGGCTAATGGTCCGAGTGGAAACCATGGAGCAGAAACTCACATGTCTCAAGCTCATAAGA gATACTCAAAATACATCATGCCTAAAACAGTTCTTGGACCATCATGGATTGTCTTTGCTGTGGATCTTCATGGTGGAGCTTTCTGAAGCGAAAGGCAACAGTGCCAATAATGTCAAACTACAGTTAGAG ATTATGACGACCCTGGCTGTCCTTCCGATCTCAACTAAGAACATGTTGGAGGAGAGCAGAGTCCTGACCTTTATTCAGCGTTGGGCCCAAACAAAAACTCTCCCTCACCCTGCTGAGATGGATGGCTACTCCAGTGAGAACACCTCCCGTGCTCAAACACCCCTCAACACTCCTGATGGTTCCTCCACCAAAATGGGACCAGAATTGGATGCCGACGCCTCCAAACCTGCTGTGTACCGCCGCCTTAAAATCATCAGTGAAAACAGTCTGGACAGTGCACTATCTGATGCCAGCAAAGCTTCTGatgggaaggaggaggaggaggaagaagacgatgatgatgaagaagatgaatcCTCAAATGCAGCACATCCGGACGTCAAGCAACTAATGGCAGAACCAGTGTGTGAAACTGCAGAACCAACAAAAGATACAATTGAAGAgtcagagaaggaggagaaacaggAAGAAATAGCAATGTCCCCAAGCAGCCAGGACCAACCTCAAACTGAGGAGCTAAAAGACAAAATGGAGTTGGAAGTGGAGGATATGGACATTGAGAAGAAAGAGGACACAACTGATGGTCTGAAGGATGAACTTCAGAATGAGTCAAATGAAACGAGTGACAAACAGGAAGGAGAAGGGGAACCAAACAGTCTGGTTGTGACAGAAACAACTGAAATGGAAAGTGACCAGTCTGCTGTAAAAGTTCTAGAGTCAGAGAGTGAGCCCACCAATACAGAAGTTGCTGATGTTTCATCTGTGCCACCACAAGAGCAGATGGAAGTCCAGATTGAGATGGAAGAGGTTGACAAAGCTCCTCTTGGCAATGAGGAACAACCTTTTGAATCTACTTCTGATGCCCCCCCAAGTGTTGAGATCCCAGAGGCCAGTATGCCCTTGGAGGTATCAGTGGCCCCCTTGGACCCATCAGTGATAGGAACTCCTTCTCAGGATGAAGAGGAAGGTGTCTCAGATGTAGAGAGTGAGAGGAGTCAAGAGCCCCAGCTCACTGCTTTGGACATTTGTGGCATGGCTGCCAGGCTTCTGGAAAGCTGGAAGGATCTAAAG GAGGTGTACAGAATACCAAAGAAGAGTCAGGTGGAAAAGGAGGCAAGTG ATCGCAGCCGAGATCGAGAGACAGCTTTGACACCACGCACCACGTCTGGTAGCCGAGAACGTGAAAGGGagcgggagagggagagggagagagagcgtgacagagacagagattatGACAGAGATCGAGATCGAGATCGAGACtgggacagggacagagagagggatcGTGATCGGGACCGAGATCGTGATCGTGATAGAGATCGCGATCGGGACCGAGATCGGGACAGAGAGCGCGATCGAGATCGAGGCTCTGACAAAACTCCCCGCAGCACTGAAAGGCGAAGAAGACGCTCTCCTTCCCCACCATCATCTTATGACAGGAGCAGCCGACGCACTGAGGAACG gttcgATCCATCTAACAGCAACAAGACGCCAAGGGGAGTTGGTGGCAAAGAGCGCAACAAGTTGTCGACAGAGGAACGCAGAAAACTCTTTGAGCAGGAGGTTGCTCAGAGGGAAGcccagaaacaacaacaacttcagcagcaacagcagcagcaacagcagcagcagcagcagcaacaactacaagCTATGGCTTATGACCCTGCTCTAGCCTACGTCTCCAGCCCTGGCTTCATCACTTACCCTCCTGGATATCCCATCCAGACCTTTGTGGATCCCACCAACCCAAATGCAG CTACTCCAGTTTCCAGTCTTCCTCAgcacatcaccaccaccaccaacctctCAACTGGAAACCCTCAGCAGTATGCCCAGCCAGCTGTAGCAACCCAGGATGGAGGTGTAGCTGTCCTCTCTGTTCCGGCCCAGACACCCCCTCAGGTACAGAGCCAGCAGAGCTACACCACTCTTTGGGACCCCACCACTCAGCAAGCTGTGACTTTGCAGACCCAGCCGGCGCAACAGTATGCCACAGCTCCACCACCACCCCAAACACAGACCGCTATCTATTACCAAGGCCAGCCATGCCAAACTATCTACAGTATCCCTACTGCCTACCCACAGGCTAACACTCCAGTCATACAG GCATACACTGAACCCACAGCCAGCTACCTACATGGCCAGCCAGTGTATCCTGGC